From Anomalospiza imberbis isolate Cuckoo-Finch-1a 21T00152 chromosome 6, ASM3175350v1, whole genome shotgun sequence, one genomic window encodes:
- the LGR4 gene encoding leucine-rich repeat-containing G-protein coupled receptor 4 isoform X2: MNNITRLPEDAFKNFPYLEELRLAGNDLTFIHPKALSGLKELKVLTLQNNQLKTVPNEAIRGLSGLQSLRLDANHITAIPEDSFEGLLQLRHLWLDDNSLTEVPISPLSNLPSLQALTLALNRITHIPDYAFTNLSSLVVLHLHNNKIKTIGKHCFDGLDNLETLDLNYNNMVEFPEAIKALPSLKELGFHSNYISIIPDGAFAGNPLLRTIHLYDNPLSFVGNSAFQNLSDLHSLVIRGASMVQWFPNLTGTVNLESLTLTGTKINSIPVNLCQEQKLLRTLDLSYNSIKDLPSFKGCHTLEEISLQHNQIREIAEDTFQGLSSLRVLDLSRNRIHQIHKGAFITVGALLNLDLSFNELSSVPAEGLSGLNQLKLTGNSELKEALAAKNFAKLRSLSVPYAYQCCAFWGCDSYLNSNAEDSSHQDQGALMDHEKANADTLRNAKTEELGQTIIHCTPATGAFKPCEYLLGSWMIRLTVWFIFLVALFFNLLVMLTIFASCTTLPYSKLFISLISVSNLFMGVYTGILTFLDAVSWGRFAEFGIWWETGSGCRIAGFLAVFSSESAIFFLMLAAVERSLSAKEFIKKGKSNRHKQFQIAALFAFLCALVAGCLPLFYKAEYSASPLCLPFPTGETPLLGFTVTLVLLNSLAFLLMAVIYTKLYCNLEKEDLSENSQSSTIKHVAWLIFTNCIFFCPVAFFSFAPLITAISISPEIMKSVTLIFFPLPACLNPVLYVFFNPKFKEDWKLLRRHLSRRNGAVAIAVSAQGDVAQDFYYDCGIYSHLQGGNIALCECCESLLLSKPVPCKHLIKSHSCPALAAVPCQRPDGYWSDCGTQSAHSDYVDEDDSFVSDSSDQVQACGRACFYQSRGFPLVRYAYNIPRIKD, from the exons GCGTTTAGATGCTAACCACATCACTGCCATACCAGAGGACAGCTTtgaggggctgctgcagctgcgTCACCTTTGGCTGGATGACAACAGCTTGACAGAAGTCCCCATCTCTCCGCTCAGCAatctcccctccctgcaggccttgACGCTGGCTCTCAACAGAATAACTCACATTCCTGACTATGCATTCACCAACCTTTCCAGCCTGGTTGTTCT aCATCttcataataataaaataaaaacgATAGGAAAACACTGTTTTGATGGATTAGACAACCTTGAAACCTT GGATTTAAATTATAATAACATGGTAGAGTTCCCTGAAGCCATAAAAGCACTTCCAAGTCTAAAGGAGTT GGGATTTCACAGTAACTACATTTCCATAATTCCTGATGGTGCATTTGCAGGAAACCCCCTTCTAAGAACAAT ACATTTGTATGACAATCCTTTGTCTTTTGTGGGGAACTCAGCATTTCAGAATCTGTCAGATCTGCATTCCCT ggtCATTCGGGGTGCCAGCATGGTGCAGTGGTTTCCTAATTTGACAGGAACCGTAAATCTGGAGAGCTT aacTCTTACAGGAACCAAGATAAACAGTATTCCTGTTAATTTGTGCCAAGAGCAAAAGTTGCTTCGAACTTT gGACTTGTCTTATAACAGTATAAAGGACCTCCCAAGTTTTAAGGGCTGCCACACCTTGGAAGAAAT TTCCTTACAGCATAATCAAATCCGTGAAATTGCAGAGGACACCTTTCAAGGACTATCCTCCCTCCGTGTCCT GGACCTCAGTAGAAATCGAATCCATCAGATCCACAAGGGAGCTTTCATCACTGTTGGAGCTCTTCTTAACCT AGACCTGAGTTTCAATGAGCTCAGTTCAGTTCCAGCTGAAGGACTGAGTGGCCTGAACCAGCTCAAGCTCACGGGCAATTCTGAGCTGAAAGAAGCTTTGGCAGCCAAGAACTTCGCCAAGCTGCG GTCACTCTCTGTACCATATGCGTATCAGTGCTGTGCATTTTGGGGTTGTGATTCTTACCTAAACTCCAATGCTGAAGATTCCAGTCACCAAGATCAAGGTGCCTTGATGGATCATGAGAAGG CTAATGCAGATACTCTAAGAAATGCGAAAACTGAGGAATTGGGACAGACTATTATTCACTGTACACCAGCAACAG gTGCTTTTAAGCCTTGTGAATATTTATTGGGCAGCTGGATGATTCGCCTTACTGTCTGGTTTATTTTCTTGGTTGCTTTGTTCTTCAACCTGCTTGTCATGCTAACAATATTTGCATCCTGTACTACATTGCCATATTCCAAACTGTTTATAAGCCTGATTTCTGTCTCTAACTTATTTATGGGAGTCTATACTGGTATCTTAACTTTCTTGGATGCTGTATCTTGGGGAAGATTTGCTGAATTTGGCATATGGTGGGAGACTGGCAGTGGTTGCAGAATTGCTGGGTTTCTTGCAGTTTTTTCATCAGAAAgtgccatttttttcctgatgttgGCAGCTGTTGAACGGAGCTTGTCTGCAAAGGAGTTtattaaaaaggggaaaagcaaTCGCCACAAACAATTTCAAATTGCAGCACTTTTTGCTTTCCTGTGCGCTCTGGTAGCGGGGTGCTTACCACTTTTTTATAAAGCAGAGTACTCGGCATCACCGCTTTGCTTGCCCTTCCCCACTGGAGAAACACCTTTGTTAGGTTTCACAGTAACTCTAGTGCTGCTGAATTCATTAGCATTTTTGCTAATGGCTGTTATCTACACTAAACTCTACTGCAACCTGGAGAAGGAGGATCTCTCTGAAAACTCCCAGTCCAGCACAATTAAGCATGTTGCTTGGCTTATCTTCACCAACTGCATCTTCTTCTGTCCTGTTGCGTTCTTCTCGTTTGCACCGTTGATCACTGCGATTTCTATCAGCCCTGAAATCATGAAGTCTGTCACTTTGATATTTTTCCCGTTGCCTGCTTGCCTGAACCCCGTCCTGTACGTGTTCTTCAACCCGAAGTTCAAGGAAGACTGGAAGCTGCTCAGGCGCCACCTGAGCAGGAGGAACGGCGCCGTAGCAATTGCTGTCAGTGCCCAAGGGGACGTGGCACAGGATTTTTACTACGACTGTGGCATTTACTCCCACCTGCAGGGTGGTAACATTGCTCTGTGTGAATGTTGCGAGTCGCTGCTGTTGTCCAAGCCCGTGCCCTGTAAACATTTAATAAAATCCCACAGCTGTCCGGCGCTGGCAGCGGTGCCTTGCCAAAGGCCGGATGGCTACTGGTCAGACTGTGGCACGCAGTCAGCCCACTCTGACTACGTGGACGAGGACGACTCCTTCGTGTCGGACAGCTCGGACCAAGTGCAGGCCTGTGGCCGTGCCTGCTTCTACCAAAGCAGAGGGTTCCCTTTGGTGCGCTATGCCTACAACATACCAAGAATTAAAGACTGA